Within Agromyces sp. Leaf222, the genomic segment CCCGGCTTCCCGCCGTTCCTCGACCTGCTCGAGGTGCTCGGCACCGTGCCCGTGCCCGTGCGCCTCGACGAGCACGGCATGCGGCCCGAGTCCCTCGCCGCCGCGCTGCGCAAGCGCCCCGTCGCCGTGCTGCTGCAGCCGCGCGCCCAGAACCCGACCGGCGCGTCCATGACGCCCGCCCGCGCCGAGGCACTCGCCCGCACGATCGAGGCGGCCGAACGCGTCGACGACCTCGTCGTCATCGAGGACGACCACTCGGGCCTCATCTCCATCGAGGGCGACGTCACGCTCGGTACCTGGCTGCCCGACCGGGTCGTGCACGTGCGCAGCTTCTCGAAGTCGCACGGACCCGACCTGCGCATCGCCGCCCTCGGCGGCCCCCGCGACCTGATCGAGCACATCGCCGGCCGCCGCATGCTCGGCCCCGGGTGGACCTCGCGCATGCTGCAGACGATCCTGCTCGACCTGCTCGTCGACGGCACGGCCATCAACACCGTCACCGAGGCCCGGCGCCAGTACTACACGCGGCAGCGCACGCTCGGCGACGCCCTGCGATCCCGCGGCGTCGCAGCCGTGCCCGCCGACGGCATCAACCTGTGGATGCCGGTGCTCGGCGAGCGGTCGGCGCTCGTGCAGTTGGCGGCGGCCGGCATCCGCGTGGCGGCCGGCACGCCGTTCCTCGCGGCATCCGATGCGACGGATGCCGCGAACGGCATGCGCCAACGGGCCGGAGGCGACTTCGTGCGCGTCACCGTCGGCGCCGTGCGCGCCGCGGCCGACGAGGTCGCCGACGACCTCGCGTCGGCCGCGACGCACCTCGTGGCGGGCGGCTACTGAGCTCCGACTGCCGCGCGAGTGAGGCGCTGCGATAGTCTGCCCCCAAAGCGCGGTCGCATGGGGGGAGTCCAGATGACCGACTCGACGAACACGGTGCAGGGCGGGTCATCCGCCGCCGTGAAGGACACCGACCAGGCGCGCAAGCGGCCCTCCGCCGCCGACGCGGCCGACGCCTCGCCGGCGACCCCGACGCCCGCGCGGCGGGCGCTCCGGCTCCTCGCGCGGGTGCCGTTCACGCTCGTGCTGCTGGCGACGCTCGTGATCGTCGGCATCCTGGTCGGCGGCTTCACGGCGCCGATCACCGACGCGGACTGGTACGAGACGTTCGCCTACGGCGTGCCCTCGTTCGCCGACGGTCGCTGGTGGACGACGCTGACCGGCACGTTCCTCGTCGCGCAGCCGTGGGGCTACCTCGTGCTCGTGCTCACGGCCCTCGGCGTCGGCTGGCTCGAGTTCCGGCGCGGCACCGGCCGGGCCGCCGCCTACTTCTTCGGCGGTCAGGCGATCGCCATCATCGGCTCCGCGATCGTCATCGCCGGCTTCGCCGAGATGGGGTCGCACTGGGCCGAGGCGCTCGTCACCCAGGTCGACGTCGGCCCCTCGGGCGGCGTGTTCGCGTGCATCACCGCCGCCGCCGCGAGCCTCGGGTCGCCGTGGCGCGGCCGGGCCCTGCTCGTGCTGACGGCGTTCACGCTCGTGAGCGTGCTCTTCCTGGGCACGATCGCCGACGTCGAGCACGCGATGGCGGTCGGCATGGTGCTGCTCATCAACGCCGGCTCGTTCAGCAAGCCGACGCTGCGCGAGCAGCGCTGGGTGGCGTTCGTCATGATCGTCGCGCTCATCGTCGTGCAGCTCATCGCCTCGATCGTGCCGACGTACGGTCCGTTCGGCATGACGCAGGTGGGCGGCATCGACGTGCTCGACGTCGTGATCGACCTGATCATCGTGGTCGTCGTCGCGACCGGCCTCCGCGGCGGGTACCGCGCGGCCTGGGTCGTCGCCGTCATCCTGGCCGCGTTCAACGTGCTGGCGGGCGCGCTCTCGGTCTTCATCATCGCCCACCCCGACCTGTTCGACGGCAGCACCGACTACGACGACCGCGAGGGGCTCGCGTTCGCCGCGGCATCCGGATTCCTGTGGGCGGTGATGCTCGTGTGGCTCGTGGTGTGCGCGCGGGCGTTCCGCGCCAGGCTCCGGCGACGGCTGACCGGCGACCGCGGTGCCGACCGCCCTGGCGCTCGCCTCGACGAGGTGCGGCACGTCGTGCAGACGGCCGGCGGCGGCGCCCTCTCGTGGATGGCGACGTGGCGCGACAACCGGCACTACTTCGGCTCGGACACCGGCACGGTGGTCGCCTATCAGACTCACCAGGGTGTCGCGCTCGTGCTCGGCGACCCCATCGCCGAGCCGGAGAAGCTCGGCGAGACCCTGACCGAGTTCATCGACACGGCCGAGCGCGCCGGCTTCGTGGTGTGCGTGTTCGGCGCGGGGTCGGCGGCGCGCGATGCGATGCCGACGGGCTGGCACGCCCTGCAGGTCGCCGAGGACACGATCGTCGACCTGCCCAGCCTCGAGTTCACGGGCAAGAAGTGGGGTGCGGTGCGCACGGCGCTGAACCGGGCCGACCGCGACGGGGTGCGGTTCCGGTTCGCCTCGCTCGCCGCCGAGCCTCGCGCGGTGCGCGCCCAGATCACGGCGATCTCCGAGCAGTGGGTGGGCGACAAGGGCCTGCCCGAGATGCGCTTCACGCTCGGGTCGATCGACGAGGCGCTCGATCCCGCGGTGCGCATGGCGATCGCCGAGTCCGCCGACGGCACCGTGCAGGGCTTCCTGAGCTGGCTGCCCGTGTACGCGCCCGGCGGCCGCATCCGCGGATGGACGCTCGACCTCATGCGACGCCGTGACGGCGGCGGGTTCCCGCCCGTCATGGAGTTCCTCATCGGGTCGTCGGCGCTCGCCTTCCGCGACGAGGGGGCGGAGTTCCTCTCCCTGTCGGGGGCGCCGCTCGCCCGAACCGACTCGCCCGACGACGAGCGCCAGATCGAGGTCATCCTCGACAAGCTCGGCGGCATCCTCGAGCCGGCCTACGGGTTCCGCTCGCTGCACCGGTTCAAGCAGAAGTTCAACCCGCGCGGCGAGCCCATGTACCTGCTCTACCGCGACGGCGCCGACCTCGCCCGCATCGGCGTCGGGCTCGTGCGCGCGTACCTGCCCGACGCGTCGGTGCCGCAGCTCGTGCGCG encodes:
- a CDS encoding PLP-dependent aminotransferase family protein gives rise to the protein MSGIRVDAERLIDLADFSDASPRAIAGEVARLVNGGDLGAGDRLPTVRELAAAIGVSPATISQAWQALARAGLIESRGRAGSFVRGAASARLAPRMRGMAAPDDPVRLDLSRGTPDPLLLPALGPALSRVSAKAETGSYQAEPVIPQLARVLRDSWPSDAEAIMVVDGALDAISRTLEQVVRFGDRVVVESPGFPPFLDLLEVLGTVPVPVRLDEHGMRPESLAAALRKRPVAVLLQPRAQNPTGASMTPARAEALARTIEAAERVDDLVVIEDDHSGLISIEGDVTLGTWLPDRVVHVRSFSKSHGPDLRIAALGGPRDLIEHIAGRRMLGPGWTSRMLQTILLDLLVDGTAINTVTEARRQYYTRQRTLGDALRSRGVAAVPADGINLWMPVLGERSALVQLAAAGIRVAAGTPFLAASDATDAANGMRQRAGGDFVRVTVGAVRAAADEVADDLASAATHLVAGGY
- a CDS encoding bifunctional lysylphosphatidylglycerol flippase/synthetase MprF gives rise to the protein MTDSTNTVQGGSSAAVKDTDQARKRPSAADAADASPATPTPARRALRLLARVPFTLVLLATLVIVGILVGGFTAPITDADWYETFAYGVPSFADGRWWTTLTGTFLVAQPWGYLVLVLTALGVGWLEFRRGTGRAAAYFFGGQAIAIIGSAIVIAGFAEMGSHWAEALVTQVDVGPSGGVFACITAAAASLGSPWRGRALLVLTAFTLVSVLFLGTIADVEHAMAVGMVLLINAGSFSKPTLREQRWVAFVMIVALIVVQLIASIVPTYGPFGMTQVGGIDVLDVVIDLIIVVVVATGLRGGYRAAWVVAVILAAFNVLAGALSVFIIAHPDLFDGSTDYDDREGLAFAAASGFLWAVMLVWLVVCARAFRARLRRRLTGDRGADRPGARLDEVRHVVQTAGGGALSWMATWRDNRHYFGSDTGTVVAYQTHQGVALVLGDPIAEPEKLGETLTEFIDTAERAGFVVCVFGAGSAARDAMPTGWHALQVAEDTIVDLPSLEFTGKKWGAVRTALNRADRDGVRFRFASLAAEPRAVRAQITAISEQWVGDKGLPEMRFTLGSIDEALDPAVRMAIAESADGTVQGFLSWLPVYAPGGRIRGWTLDLMRRRDGGGFPPVMEFLIGSSALAFRDEGAEFLSLSGAPLARTDSPDDERQIEVILDKLGGILEPAYGFRSLHRFKQKFNPRGEPMYLLYRDGADLARIGVGLVRAYLPDASVPQLVRAGLSIGK